TCAAGGCATCCTGCACAAAATCCTCGGCCTCCATCGTGTCCTTGGCCGTGAAGATTTTTTTGTTTTTCTGGTCAAAATCCGCCCAGCGGAACGCCTTGTAGCGCCCCTCATGCACGTCCTTTTGATACCGCCAGGGAAACAGCCCGTGGTAATCCAGAACGGAATAGTTGTAATCCTCCACGTAATACAGCTTGGCAAGCGCCGGATACGACTTGGCGGTGGAAACCAGCTCCAGCGATTTGAACCCCTTGTAGTTCACCTCCCGCCGCACTTCGAGCGTGGCGACGCCCGCCTTGATGAACCCGTACCCCACCTCGTATTCCAGATACTCCCCCGGCCCGAACGACTCGTTGGGCAAAACCCGCAGGGGCGGCAGATAGTTCGTATCCGCCAAAACCCCGGCGGTGTCTTGGGGCGCGGCGGCCTGCGCCGAATCGGGGGAAGGACTATTTGCTTCCGCAATCGAAGAGAAAAGCGAAAGCAGGAGAATCATGAAAAACATCACCGCTTCCCCGCCTTTTGCAAAATACTGGAGAAAATCCGCCGGAGCGATTCCTCGATTTCCAGAAAGGCGCGCTGGTATTCGGAAGGCCCGCCGCCGATGGGATCGCGGACGTACAGGGTCGGGTCGTTTTTCCCTGAGCCGGGAAACCCCTTCAGAAGGAAGGTCTTGGAAGCCGCCTCCGGGTCGTGGGACAAAATCTCCTCCCGGTGCTCCGGCGTCATCGTTAAAATCAAATCGGCCTCCTTCACGAGCTCGTCGGTGACGGGTTTGGAACGGTGAGCGGAGATGTCGATTTGCCAGTCGGCGGAGGTGGAGACGGCCAAATCGGTCGCCGGCATCCCCTCCAAAGCCGCCGTTCCTGCGGAGAGAACGGAAACCCCTTCGATTCCCTCGTCCGCCAGCATTTTTTTCAAAATCCCGGCCGCCATCGGGCTTCTGCAGGTGTTGCCGGTGCAGACCAGAAGTATGGTAAAATTATCCCCCGTCACGAACCGGCACCCCCAGACGGTAAAGCTGCTGCATCAACTTTTTATACCCCGCTCCCTTGCGCCAAACAATCGCCTCCTCTGGCAAAAACTCCACGACCGTTGAAACGGCGCTTAAAGGTAGCTTGCCTGAGTCCAAAATCAAGTCGGCCTCATCCCGGAATTCGGCGATGACTGCCCGCCCCGAGAAGAGCGGGGGCTTTCCCGTGCGGTTGGCCGAGGTTGCCACCAAAGGCGCGCCCGTTTTTTTGACGAGTTTGCTCAACAAGGGAAAGTCCGGCCAGCGCAGGCCGACTTTCCCTTTGGAGACGCAGAGCTTGGGCAATCCGGCGCGGGCCGGCAGAACGAAGGTGTACGGCCCCGGCAATAAGGTTTTCAATTTCAAAAAATAGGCGGGCCGGTTTTTCGCGCGCCGCAAAAGCTCCCCCCAGCCGGAAACGAAGATGGAGAAGGGCTGGTTTTGCTTTCGGCCTTTAATTTTGGCGATTCGTCGGACAGCGGCGGGAAATTTAACCGAGGCGGCCAAGCCGTAAACCGTGTCGCTCGGCAGTATGGCGACGCCCCCTTTTTTGAGTACAAAAGCGGCCTTTTTTAATTGAGGGGGAGAAATTTTTCTGCCGACCTTTAGAACTAAAGCGGGCAAAGGACTTACAAGTACTGTTTCAGATTTGGGTCGGCGGACAATTTTTCGGTGATTTCCTTCAAATCCGGCACGCGGGTCTTGTGCGCCACCAACACCAAGTCGCCCGATTTGACCACGACCAAATCGGATACGCCGAAAACCGCCACCAAGCCCCCTCCGTCGTTGATTACGGTCGTTTCGTAGGAGGCAAGGGCCAAAGCGGAACCGAGCGCCAGGTTGTTATCCCGGTCCAGCTTGCGCACCCGCTCCAAAGCCAAAAAGCTCCCCACATCGTCCCAGGTGAAATCGGAGGG
This genomic stretch from Verrucomicrobiia bacterium harbors:
- a CDS encoding DUF3108 domain-containing protein, with translation MFFMILLLSLFSSIAEANSPSPDSAQAAAPQDTAGVLADTNYLPPLRVLPNESFGPGEYLEYEVGYGFIKAGVATLEVRREVNYKGFKSLELVSTAKSYPALAKLYYVEDYNYSVLDYHGLFPWRYQKDVHEGRYKAFRWADFDQKNKKIFTAKDTMEAEDFVQDALTALYYTRTLPLKVGETVSMEVFSDGKKYNLEVNVIKKEKVTVPAGTFRTVVVEPLLKTPGIFQQTGKLKVWLTDDRLRLPVLMKSRVLIGSISAQLKVFKLGERR
- a CDS encoding low molecular weight protein arginine phosphatase, which produces MTGDNFTILLVCTGNTCRSPMAAGILKKMLADEGIEGVSVLSAGTAALEGMPATDLAVSTSADWQIDISAHRSKPVTDELVKEADLILTMTPEHREEILSHDPEAASKTFLLKGFPGSGKNDPTLYVRDPIGGGPSEYQRAFLEIEESLRRIFSSILQKAGKR
- a CDS encoding L-threonylcarbamoyladenylate synthase — encoded protein: MPALVLKVGRKISPPQLKKAAFVLKKGGVAILPSDTVYGLAASVKFPAAVRRIAKIKGRKQNQPFSIFVSGWGELLRRAKNRPAYFLKLKTLLPGPYTFVLPARAGLPKLCVSKGKVGLRWPDFPLLSKLVKKTGAPLVATSANRTGKPPLFSGRAVIAEFRDEADLILDSGKLPLSAVSTVVEFLPEEAIVWRKGAGYKKLMQQLYRLGVPVRDGG